The sequence ATCAGTATGATATTGATAACGCCGCTGGCATGCGCAAACAGGAGCAGGTTTCTGCGATTCTGCGCGCTCATGGTCTGCGTAGTGGAACCATCTACAGTGAGGGTGTTCTGGAGATCCTGCCGGACGGATTCGGTTTCCTACGCTCCCCTGATGCCAACTACCTTTCGGGTCCGGACGATGTGTATGTTTCAACCCATCAGATTCGCCGCTATTTCCTGCGAAAGGGTGATACCGTAGCCGGTGAAATTCGTTCCCCTCGCCGTGGCGAGAAATATTTTGCCCTGAAAACAGTCGATACCACCAATGGTCAGTCGCCTGAGCAGGCACGAACCAAGGTTCTCTTTGATAACCTTACCCCTCTTTACCCGGATGAACGCCTTCATATGGAGATCGAGGATCCGACGAACAAGGATATTACCGGTCGTATTATCGATATAGTATCTCCGATCGGTAAAGGGCAGCGCGCCCTGCTGGTAGCACCGCCACGTACCGGTAAAACAGTGATGATGCAGTCGATTGCTCACTCTATTGCCGCTAATCATCCGGAAGTTGAACTGATCGTCCTGCTGATTGATGAGCGTCCTGAAGAGGTGACCGATATGAAGCGCTCGGTGAAGGGTGAGGTTGTATCCTCCACCTTCGATGAGCCGGCTCAGCGTCATGTTCAGGTTTCCGAGATGGTCATTGAGAAGGCCAAACGTCTGGTTGAAACAGGCAAGGATGTGGTGATCCTGCTCGATTCTATTACCCGTCTGGCGCGTGCTTATAACACGGTGGTTCCCTCCTCAGGTAAGATTCTTACCGGTGGTGTGGATGCCAATGCACTGCACAGGCCAAAACGTTTCTTTGGCGCTGCCCGAAATATTGAGGGTGGCGGTTCCCTGACCATTATTGCCACTGCCCTGGTTGAGACCGGCTCCAAGATGGATGAGGTGATCTTTGAGGAGTTCAAAGGCACCGGCAACATGGAGATCAAGCTGGAACGTAAATTGACCGATAAGCGCATTTTCCCATCGATTGATATTGCACCATCAGGCACCCGTAAAGAGGAGCTTCTTACACCTCGCGAAGATCTTCAGAAGGTTTGGATTCTGCGCAAGATCCTCTCCCCTATGGGGTCAATTGATGCGATGGAGTTCCTGCTGGATAAACTCGGCACAACCAAGAGCAATGCTGAGTTCTTCAGTCGAATGAATCAGTAGAAATAATTCGTAGTAGTAATAAAAAAAGGCCGGGTTAAACCCCGGCCTTTTTTATCGCTTCAGTGCTTCCGGAAGTTGATGGAAGCGGGGGATATGATAGTCCCAGTAACCCTCATCTTCATGGGTAATCCAGACGGTTTTACAGCCCAGCTCGCGGGCGACCTTGAGGTTGTCCGCCATATCATCAACCACCAGCGTTCGCTCCGGCGTGCAGCCTTCAGCTTTAATCAGCATGGATAGCGTCTCTTTGTTTGGCTTGGGAATATAATTGTTAAAGCGGATATCATAGATCGCATCGAAGTGGTGGGCGATACCAAGGGCTGCCAGAATGCGCTCTGCATGTTCACGGATGCCGTTGGTGTGGATCACCTTGCGTCCAGTCAGTCTGGACAGCGCAGCATCCAGTTCATCATCGGGTTTGAGTATTTCATGGGCATCAATATCGTGAACATCGTGCAGAAAGGCCTCAGCCTCCATGCCGTGGTGCAGCATCATGCCGCGCAGGGTGGTGCCGTACTCTTTCCAGTATTTCACCCGCAACCGGTCGGCCTCTTCTGGGTCCACATCCAACTCTTTGGCGACAAATGCAGTCATGCGCTTGTCCATGCGCGCAAACACCCCCGAATCGGCGGCGTACAATGTGTTGTCGAGATCAATAACTGCTAAATCAAATGGCATGTCAGGGCACTATCCGTTACGAGGTTTATTTATCTGACAGAAATCAGGATTCGGGGTCCTGGTTTTCGTCTTTCTGCGCTGCGTAGGGATTAATCATTCTGAGGGCTGGCCTGGCCAAGATCTCTATGTAGAACGATTCCAGCTGCTGTGCTTCGGCGGCATCAATCTGTTTGCCGATCTCAGCCATGTGAACATTCTCGGCAGTTTCAGCAGTAGGGCCGAACTTGCAGTCGAAATCCCAG comes from Mariprofundus aestuarium and encodes:
- the rho gene encoding transcription termination factor Rho; protein product: MEGVTLNLKEISAKSPTELLELADQYDIDNAAGMRKQEQVSAILRAHGLRSGTIYSEGVLEILPDGFGFLRSPDANYLSGPDDVYVSTHQIRRYFLRKGDTVAGEIRSPRRGEKYFALKTVDTTNGQSPEQARTKVLFDNLTPLYPDERLHMEIEDPTNKDITGRIIDIVSPIGKGQRALLVAPPRTGKTVMMQSIAHSIAANHPEVELIVLLIDERPEEVTDMKRSVKGEVVSSTFDEPAQRHVQVSEMVIEKAKRLVETGKDVVILLDSITRLARAYNTVVPSSGKILTGGVDANALHRPKRFFGAARNIEGGGSLTIIATALVETGSKMDEVIFEEFKGTGNMEIKLERKLTDKRIFPSIDIAPSGTRKEELLTPREDLQKVWILRKILSPMGSIDAMEFLLDKLGTTKSNAEFFSRMNQ
- a CDS encoding pyrimidine 5'-nucleotidase, producing MPFDLAVIDLDNTLYAADSGVFARMDKRMTAFVAKELDVDPEEADRLRVKYWKEYGTTLRGMMLHHGMEAEAFLHDVHDIDAHEILKPDDELDAALSRLTGRKVIHTNGIREHAERILAALGIAHHFDAIYDIRFNNYIPKPNKETLSMLIKAEGCTPERTLVVDDMADNLKVARELGCKTVWITHEDEGYWDYHIPRFHQLPEALKR
- a CDS encoding DUF6172 family protein; the encoded protein is MKKVFKLTHPKKKYARLVDSVRRDVKKYIQRERRRELPEGADFWDFDCKFGPTAETAENVHMAEIGKQIDAAEAQQLESFYIEILARPALRMINPYAAQKDENQDPES